The Lactuca sativa cultivar Salinas chromosome 2, Lsat_Salinas_v11, whole genome shotgun sequence genome includes a window with the following:
- the LOC111882518 gene encoding probable pectate lyase 5: MQVFCFSSLDKPIKPHSIYCIYPSKSTQNMAPAHSSNTYILFFCLLTSLFSAIRATFNLTLPHQHPNPEAVVQEVQRRLNVSIYRREMLDTDGGCLTGNPIDDCWRCDPNWAKNRQRLADCAIGFGKSALGGKGGQIYVVTDSSDHDVVSPTPGTLRYGVLQTEPLWIVFSSNMVIKLKHELIVNSYKTIDGRGANVAITGGGCITLQYVSNVIIHNIRVYDCKPSGNTNIRSSPTHVGYRGKSDGDGISIAGSRNLWIDHCSLSHCTDGLIDAVLGSTAITISNSYFTHHNEVMLMGHDDAYMPDKGMQVTFAFNHFGRGLIQRMPRCRHGYFHVVNNDFTEWKMYAIGGSADPTINSQGNRYIAPPNADSKEVTKRVDTDEGNWAGWNWRTDGDIMVNGAFFVPSGDGMSAIYAKAASYEPKSASLVTQLTMNAGVFGGPRDDDGSESFTDGTITGDSASGNTGRSGGGGDDGDYFGMIFGGGTVAVSPPPVTMFFIILILYIITTTNNGGLFSLLLFL; this comes from the exons ATGCAAGTGTTTTGTTTCAGCTCTCTTGACAAACCCATTAAACCCCATTCCATTTATTGCATTTATCCTTCAAAATCGACACAAAATATGGCTCCTGCTCACTCTTCCAACACCTACATTCTATTCTTTTGCCTCCTAACATCTCTCTTCTCTGCCATTAGAGCTACTTTTAACCTCACACTCCCTCATCAACACCCTAATCCTGAAGCTGTTGTTCAAGAAGTACAAAG GAGACTGAATGTGTCGATTTACAGAAGAGAAATGCTGGACACCGACGGTGGATGTCTCACCGGAAACCCAATCGACGATTGTTGGCGTTGCGACCCAAACTGGGCGAAAAACCGCCAACGTCTCGCTGACTGCGCTATTGGGTTCGGAAAATCCGCATTAGGCGGTAAAGGCGGCCAGATCTACGTCGTCACCGACTCTTCCGATCACGACGTCGTCAGTCCAACTCCGGGCACCCTCCGTTACGGCGTTTTACAAACCGAACCCCTCTGGATCGTCTTCTCATCCAACATGGTCATCAAACTGAAACACGAGCTCATCGTCAACAGCTACAAAACCATCGACGGCCGCGGTGCCAACGTCGCAATCACCGGCGGTGGCTGTATTACGCTCCAGTACGTCAGCAACGTCATCATCCACAATATACGCGTCTACGATTGTAAGCCATCGGGGAATACTAACATACGGTCAAGTCCAACGCATGTTGGGTATAGAGGCAAATCCGACGGTGATGGAATATCCATCGCTGGATCAAGAAACCTATGGATAGATCATTGTTCTCTCTCCCACTGTACGGATGGCTTGATTGACGCTGTTTTGGGGTCCACCGCCATTACCATTTCAAACAGCTATTTCACTCATCATAATGAAGTTATGCTCATGGGTCATGACGATGCGTACATGCCTGACAAAGGGATGCAG GTCACATTTGCATTTAATCATTTTGGGAGAGGTTTGATTCAAAGAATGCCAAGGTGTAGACATGGATATTTCCATGTTGTAAATAACGATTTCACAGAATGGAAGATGTACGCCATTGGTGGCAGTGCTGACCCGACAATCAATAGTCAGGGAAACCGCTATATTGCACCACCGAATGCAGACTCCAAAGAG GTAACGAAGCGAGTGGACACGGATGAGGGAAATTGGGCGGGGTGGAACTGGCGGACGGATGGTGATATAATGGTGAACGGTGCGTTCTTCGTGCCCTCAGGTGATGGCATGAGTGCCATCTATGCGAAGGCGGCCAGCTATGAACCAAAGTCGGCCTCCCTCGTAACCCAACTCACAATGAACGCCGGAGTCTTCGGTGGGCCCAG GGATGATGATGGAAGCGAGTCATTCACTGATGGCACCATCACTGGGGATAGTGCAAGTGGGAACACCGGGAGAAGCGGTGGCGGTGGCGATGATGGTGACTACTTTGGGATGATATTTGGTGGTGGCACGGTTGCAGTATCACCACCTCCGGTCAccatgttttttattattttaattttatacatTATAACTACCACCAACAATGGTGgtttattttcattattattattcttatag